The following proteins are co-located in the Carassius gibelio isolate Cgi1373 ecotype wild population from Czech Republic chromosome A9, carGib1.2-hapl.c, whole genome shotgun sequence genome:
- the sec22a gene encoding vesicle-trafficking protein SEC22a: MSMVLFASVVRVRDGLPLSASTDYEQDKGFQETKKHLKGLSKKLSQFPDRCSLRSGLYNINFTSSLGVGYLMVCTETYPNVLAFSFLDELQREFIVTYDTKRINSALRPFSFIEFDNFIRKTKQRYNSPRSLSTKINLADMQTEIKLRPPYQLSAEDIRSINGFSQHEQSKYKGIAPNQMLEAITLSGIVACVLSVLCGALNLLRGVHAIESVLQNEDEDFNYVIAFFLGTTACLYQCYLFAHFSVWRNIKSFLAFAMICLCNMYLYELRNLWQILFHVTVGAFITLQIHLRQPQGKSPDYNV; encoded by the exons ATGTCTATGGTGCTGTTTGCCTCTGTGGTGAGAGTAAGAGATGGTCTACCACTCTCGGCCTCCACAGACTATGAACAGGATAAAGGATTTCAGGAGACTAAGAAACATCTCAAGGGTCTGTCCAAAAAACTCAGCCAGTTTCCTGATCGCTGCTCGCTCAGATCTGGCCTTTACAACATTAA TTTCACAAGCTCTCTTGGAGTCGGGTACTTGATGGTTTGCACAGAAACCTATCCCAATGTCCTGGCCTTCAGCTTCCTGGACGAGCTTCAGAGAGAGTTCATTGTGACGTATGACACCAAGCGGATCAACAGCGCCTTGAGGCCCTTCTCTTTCATTGAGTTTG ATAACTTCATTCGGAAAACCAAGCAACGTTACAACAGCCCACGTTCCCTCTCGACCAAGATTAATCTGGCCGACATGCAGACTGAGATCAAGCTCCGGCCTCCTTATCAGCTGTCCGCGGAGGACATCAGATCAATCAACGGCTTCTCACAACACGAGCAGTCTAAATATAAAGGCATAG CTCCTAATCAAATGCTGGAGGCCATCACCCTGTCGGGTATCGTCGCCTGCGTCCTAAGTGTCCTGTGTGGCGCTCTTAACTTGCTGCGGGGAGTCCACGCAATAGAAAGCGTATTGCAG AACGAGGATGAAGACTTTAATTACGTGATTGCTTTTTTCCTCGGAACCACGGCCTGTTTGTATCAG TGCTACTTGTTCGCGCACTTCTCAGTTTGGAGGAACATCAAGTCATTCCTGGCCTTTGCTATGATCTGTCTATGTAACATGTATCTGTATGAACTCCGTAACTTGTGGCAGATCCTCTTTCACGTGACGGTGGGAGCGTTCATCACTCTGCAGATCCACCTGAGACAACCGCAGGGCAAATCACCTGACTACAACGTTTGA